In the genome of Jatrophihabitans sp., one region contains:
- a CDS encoding alkaline phosphatase family protein — MVPSRARTGGAITARTRGLAVLLTAVLASSACGGGGSGQASGDQAEGSQRPPSASAPANSPTEASSPAARPAAGVPRFDHIVVVVEENHAYTDIIGRSRAPFLNSLAARGALLTQSYGVTYPSQPNYLAMFSGSTQGVTSNSCPHSFTAPNLASALMAAGLTFIGYSEDLPAAGFTGCDSGDYVRKHNPWVNFTNLPGSVNQPMTAFPSDFNRLPHVSFVVPNLENDMHDGSVAQGDRWLQEHLGEYADWSITHNSLLIVTADEDDKDHGNRIATIIVGAHVKPGRYSTRIDHYGLLATLLASHRLTPFGAAAQAAPLTGVWTG, encoded by the coding sequence GTGGTCCCATCACGTGCCCGCACCGGCGGGGCGATCACGGCGCGAACGAGAGGGCTTGCCGTCCTGCTCACCGCCGTGCTGGCGAGTTCGGCCTGCGGCGGCGGAGGGTCGGGGCAGGCTTCCGGCGACCAGGCTGAGGGCAGTCAGCGGCCACCTTCGGCTTCGGCGCCGGCCAACTCCCCGACGGAGGCCAGCAGTCCGGCGGCCAGGCCGGCAGCAGGGGTCCCCCGCTTCGATCACATCGTGGTGGTGGTGGAGGAAAATCACGCCTACACCGACATAATCGGTCGCTCGCGAGCGCCGTTCCTGAACTCACTCGCCGCTCGTGGCGCGCTGCTGACCCAGTCTTACGGGGTCACCTACCCCAGCCAGCCCAACTACCTGGCCATGTTCTCCGGCTCCACCCAGGGCGTGACCAGCAACTCCTGCCCGCACAGCTTCACCGCGCCGAACCTGGCCAGCGCGCTGATGGCAGCGGGCCTGACTTTCATCGGTTACTCCGAGGACCTGCCCGCGGCCGGCTTCACCGGTTGCGATAGCGGTGATTACGTCCGCAAGCACAACCCCTGGGTGAATTTCACCAACCTGCCCGGCAGCGTCAACCAGCCGATGACGGCGTTTCCGAGTGACTTCAACCGCCTGCCGCACGTCTCGTTCGTGGTCCCCAACCTGGAGAACGACATGCACGACGGCAGCGTCGCCCAGGGTGATCGATGGCTGCAGGAGCATCTGGGCGAGTACGCGGACTGGAGCATCACCCATAACAGCCTGCTGATCGTCACCGCAGACGAGGATGACAAGGACCACGGGAACCGGATCGCCACCATCATCGTCGGGGCGCACGTGAAGCCAGGGCGGTACAGCACTCGGATCGACCATTACGGCTTGCTGGCGACCTTGCTGGCCAGCCACCGGCTGACGCCGTTCGGAGCCGCTGCGCAGGCTGCGCCGCTCACCGGCGTCTGGACCGGCTGA
- a CDS encoding CBS domain-containing protein, with translation MAATVSDVMTRDPETIEADEPVLEAARRMRDADSGDVIVLDNGRVVGILTDRDIAVRVVAEGKDSSTPVRQVCSTTDLQTVGPDTSLAQAVQLMRGNAVRRLPVVENDHAVGILSLGDLAMVLDENSALADISAAAPNN, from the coding sequence ATGGCTGCAACCGTGTCCGATGTGATGACAAGAGACCCCGAGACCATCGAAGCCGACGAGCCGGTCCTCGAGGCTGCCCGTCGGATGCGTGACGCCGACAGCGGTGACGTGATCGTGCTCGACAACGGCCGGGTCGTGGGCATCCTCACTGACCGTGACATCGCCGTCCGAGTCGTGGCTGAGGGCAAGGACTCATCGACGCCGGTGCGGCAGGTCTGCTCTACCACCGACCTGCAGACCGTCGGGCCGGACACCTCGCTGGCGCAGGCGGTTCAGCTGATGCGCGGCAACGCCGTGCGCCGGCTGCCGGTGGTGGAGAACGACCACGCGGTGGGCATCCTCAGCCTGGGTGACCTCGCGATGGTGTTGGACGAGAACTCAGCGCTGGCCGACATCAGCGCCGCCGCCCCGAACAACTGA
- a CDS encoding YqcI/YcgG family protein codes for MNANGVTHASDTQASLLRHPHDIPVDGWQHEAAAAFSARMLSEESLFPCIFGVTAVRKGTVRYSFIPAGEARVATLAAALTEFTSIAATLGNRTSLICFFDFQAGVETLDEHRDHFWALLSDLSAIDPSEWPPGISQNPEDSTWEFSFNSTPMFVVANTPRHVARRSRKSRYLTITFQPRFVFDDLKAGTPTGDKARAVIRRRLDSYDSVERTPLLGSFGEPGNVEWSQYFLNDDNAPADLAAGCPMRHARSAGAG; via the coding sequence TTGAACGCCAACGGTGTGACTCATGCTTCTGACACGCAGGCGTCGTTGCTGCGCCATCCCCATGACATCCCAGTCGACGGCTGGCAACACGAGGCCGCCGCAGCCTTCTCCGCACGCATGCTGAGCGAGGAGTCCCTATTTCCGTGCATTTTCGGCGTCACCGCGGTGCGAAAAGGAACAGTACGGTACAGCTTCATCCCCGCGGGTGAGGCGCGGGTCGCCACGTTAGCGGCCGCGCTCACCGAATTCACATCCATCGCGGCCACGCTCGGCAACCGCACCTCCTTGATCTGCTTCTTCGACTTCCAGGCCGGCGTGGAGACACTCGACGAGCACCGTGACCATTTCTGGGCACTGTTGAGCGATCTTTCTGCGATTGACCCCAGTGAATGGCCTCCTGGCATCTCGCAGAATCCCGAGGACTCGACCTGGGAATTCTCCTTCAACTCCACGCCTATGTTCGTCGTCGCGAACACGCCCCGACATGTGGCTCGCCGCAGTCGCAAGTCCCGGTACCTCACGATCACGTTCCAACCACGATTCGTCTTCGACGACCTGAAGGCCGGCACGCCGACAGGGGACAAGGCGCGCGCCGTCATCCGCAGGCGGCTTGACTCCTACGACTCGGTGGAGCGGACCCCGCTGCTGGGTAGTTTCGGCGAACCGGGCAATGTGGAGTGGAGCCAGTACTTTCTCAATGACGACAACGCGCCTGCCGACCTGGCCGCCGGCTGCCCGATGAGGCACGCTCGGTCAGCAGGCGCTGGCTGA
- a CDS encoding amino acid permease yields the protein MTASSPATVPESTPTPQGRLSAHLGLPGATALAITVVVGSGALVLPGIAYRQAGQDAVFAWMVAAAVTVPLLIVFARLGARYPGAGGVAGFVHAGFGRTAAAAVEVLLLGTFALGIPAIALTGGNYVVRALGLSVRPGPAAAVLVIGAGVVVAIGVRLSGRLQTVLALMLTIGLFCAAFLALRNPVTSVTVHVPTDTEHLLIVAATVGTVFFAFTGWEMISFTTEEYRNPRRDFPRVLVLSFVLVTVMYVLLAMGLQAQLPSNHPGLSGAPVGEMVEQAAGNGAAQATTVLGVTAIAANLVGAFWGVSRLVMSSARAGLLPRPLAHVHAKSSSPRRAVAACVATCLVIIGLQTAGLFSLDIMLSLAGRNFYVVYLLSALAYARLFTGRARVFGVIVAVALATLTLGFGLTSWAYLLTLLAVGALAHRQRGRRAAQAGTLT from the coding sequence ATGACCGCCTCGTCACCGGCCACCGTCCCAGAGAGCACTCCGACGCCCCAGGGCCGGCTCAGCGCGCATCTGGGCCTGCCCGGCGCCACCGCACTGGCCATCACCGTCGTGGTGGGCAGCGGTGCGCTGGTGCTGCCGGGGATCGCCTACCGGCAGGCAGGCCAGGACGCCGTCTTCGCCTGGATGGTCGCCGCGGCCGTCACCGTTCCGCTTCTGATCGTGTTCGCGCGCCTGGGAGCGCGCTACCCCGGCGCAGGCGGCGTCGCGGGCTTCGTCCACGCGGGCTTCGGCCGAACCGCCGCCGCCGCCGTCGAGGTGCTCCTGCTCGGCACATTCGCCCTGGGCATCCCCGCCATCGCGCTCACCGGCGGCAACTACGTGGTGCGCGCGCTGGGGCTGTCTGTGCGGCCCGGTCCGGCGGCCGCGGTCCTGGTCATCGGCGCGGGAGTCGTCGTGGCCATCGGGGTCCGGTTGTCCGGACGGCTGCAGACGGTGCTGGCCTTGATGCTCACCATCGGCCTGTTCTGCGCGGCGTTCCTGGCCCTCCGAAACCCGGTCACCTCAGTGACCGTGCACGTTCCCACCGACACCGAGCACCTGCTCATCGTCGCCGCCACGGTCGGCACGGTGTTCTTCGCCTTCACCGGCTGGGAGATGATCTCGTTCACCACCGAGGAATACCGCAATCCGCGACGTGACTTCCCCCGAGTGCTGGTGCTCAGCTTCGTTCTGGTCACCGTCATGTACGTCCTGCTCGCGATGGGGTTACAGGCCCAGCTGCCCTCGAATCATCCCGGCCTGAGCGGTGCGCCGGTCGGCGAGATGGTCGAGCAGGCAGCCGGCAACGGCGCGGCTCAGGCCACCACCGTGCTGGGAGTCACGGCGATCGCGGCGAATCTGGTAGGCGCGTTCTGGGGGGTGTCGCGGCTGGTGATGTCCAGTGCCCGAGCCGGCCTGCTGCCTCGTCCACTGGCCCACGTGCACGCCAAGAGCTCCTCGCCTCGCCGCGCGGTCGCGGCGTGCGTGGCGACCTGTCTGGTGATCATCGGCCTCCAGACGGCCGGCCTGTTCTCCCTCGACATCATGTTGAGCCTGGCTGGCCGCAATTTCTACGTGGTCTACCTGTTGAGCGCCCTGGCCTACGCGCGCCTGTTCACCGGTCGGGCGCGGGTTTTCGGCGTCATCGTGGCCGTAGCCCTGGCAACGCTGACTCTCGGCTTCGGGCTCACCTCGTGGGCTTACCTGCTGACGCTGCTGGCAGTGGGCGCCCTGGCGCACCGGCAGCGCGGCCGGCGAGCCGCCCAGGCGGGCACGCTCACCTGA
- a CDS encoding long-chain fatty acid--CoA ligase, giving the protein MTMEQRADPSWATDAGWVEEILLAGRDDQVCFRLHDIIDRATLRRLVADRRDRLSAAGLRPGGAAALRLPPSIAYVANLLAVWQLGAQAILLDYRLTDHEVEQARQRLSPQVSVAPVRVAGGLRVFFDVEDAITRHGDEPAGSEHAVVQLSSGSTGPSKVIGRTAADLIAEVRRYTQIEGVALPGERIILLPSMTHVLGLVGGLLYGLHAGVELVPPQRLTGDSILDAIESADSPATVLGVPFHITLLNATAAQRRPRQLRRMITGGELVPAATVAGFLDRYQAPLGNMYGMTEVGVIGTDLDGSHRPAVRPAPGITVRAQDGELQIARAATPYLGEAVPGRWSEGWLRTRDAGVVDPATGLVTILGRLDSQVTIGGMQVDLAEVESSIGALPGVVAAVVLFDEAIVAYLQLEQRHRIEDVEARLATQLARFKQPRVFRVFDQFPRTATGKLVRDPAALRAGAA; this is encoded by the coding sequence ATGACCATGGAGCAGCGGGCGGATCCGTCGTGGGCGACCGATGCCGGCTGGGTGGAGGAGATCCTGCTGGCCGGGCGCGATGACCAGGTCTGCTTTCGCCTGCACGACATCATCGACCGCGCCACGTTGCGCAGGCTGGTGGCCGATCGCCGGGACCGGCTCAGTGCCGCCGGCCTGCGGCCAGGCGGCGCGGCCGCGTTGCGGCTGCCGCCGTCGATCGCCTACGTGGCCAACCTGCTCGCGGTCTGGCAGCTGGGCGCCCAGGCGATCCTGCTCGATTACCGGCTCACCGACCACGAGGTGGAGCAGGCCCGGCAACGGCTGTCGCCACAGGTGAGCGTCGCACCGGTGCGGGTGGCCGGCGGGCTGCGGGTCTTCTTCGACGTCGAGGACGCCATCACCCGGCACGGCGACGAGCCGGCTGGCAGCGAGCACGCGGTCGTGCAGCTGAGCTCGGGCTCGACCGGGCCGTCCAAGGTGATCGGCCGGACTGCCGCGGACCTGATCGCCGAGGTCCGGCGCTACACCCAGATCGAGGGGGTGGCGTTGCCGGGTGAGCGGATCATCCTGCTGCCCTCGATGACGCATGTGCTGGGATTGGTCGGCGGCCTGCTGTACGGCCTGCACGCAGGTGTCGAGCTGGTCCCGCCGCAGCGGCTCACCGGCGACAGCATCCTGGACGCGATCGAGAGCGCCGACAGCCCCGCGACGGTGCTGGGAGTGCCGTTTCACATCACCCTGCTCAACGCCACGGCTGCGCAGCGGCGGCCCCGGCAGCTGCGCCGGATGATCACCGGCGGCGAGCTGGTGCCAGCTGCGACGGTGGCCGGTTTTCTCGACCGGTACCAGGCGCCGCTGGGAAACATGTACGGGATGACCGAGGTCGGCGTGATCGGGACAGACCTGGACGGCAGTCACCGGCCGGCGGTTCGTCCCGCGCCAGGCATCACGGTCCGGGCCCAGGACGGTGAGTTGCAGATCGCGCGGGCCGCCACCCCCTACCTGGGAGAGGCTGTGCCTGGGCGTTGGTCCGAGGGCTGGTTGCGGACTCGGGACGCGGGCGTCGTGGATCCCGCCACCGGGTTGGTCACCATCCTCGGACGGCTGGACTCCCAGGTCACCATCGGCGGGATGCAGGTCGACCTGGCCGAGGTGGAGAGCAGCATCGGCGCCCTGCCCGGCGTGGTGGCGGCGGTGGTGCTGTTCGACGAGGCGATCGTCGCCTATCTGCAGCTGGAGCAGCGGCATCGGATCGAAGACGTCGAAGCGCGGCTGGCCACCCAGCTAGCCCGCTTCAAGCAGCCGCGGGTCTTTCGGGTCTTCGATCAATTCCCCCGGACCGCGACCGGCAAGCTGGTCCGCGACCCTGCCGCGCTGCGTGCGGGCGCGGCATGA
- a CDS encoding acyl carrier protein, which produces MRDEVRRFIVSSLAEMNYDVTALDDATTLGPAGLDLESLALADLLMRAEERYSITFTEAECKELSLMNVGDLTEAVVDRIGQTAGSRQS; this is translated from the coding sequence ATGCGGGATGAGGTTCGCCGGTTCATCGTCTCCTCATTGGCGGAGATGAACTATGACGTCACAGCCCTCGATGACGCCACGACGCTCGGGCCGGCTGGCCTGGACCTGGAATCCCTCGCCCTGGCCGATCTGCTGATGCGAGCCGAGGAGCGCTATAGCATCACCTTCACCGAAGCTGAGTGCAAGGAGCTTTCCCTGATGAACGTCGGCGATTTAACCGAGGCAGTCGTCGATCGGATCGGCCAGACCGCCGGCAGCCGGCAGTCCTGA
- a CDS encoding beta-ketoacyl synthase N-terminal-like domain-containing protein encodes MAEARPVGIAGLAVLSALGRGAEPQLAAALSGVAAFGPVDRFDVSGRRVGVAATLGQVDTLTAELAEVIEAACADAGLNAAQRAGSLLLLALHGYPGATACALDLAERAGLAGVGRVYIGACVSASTAVADAAAMIGRGVDRVVVAAGYLVESDQFALFDSGQALSTDGAVRPFSAGRQGSLLGDGVAAVVLESGAAAAGRGHQPAVELVGWGRAGDAYHPCQPARDGRGLARAIEAALRRADVSAHAIGYVNANATGTLLSDTAEAAALHRALGSAAARVPISSTKAVHGHALEASGLLELVITVLSLQAGKLPVNAGYLGPDDSCELDVILASPRTVASPYALSLNSAFGGANTALLVRVA; translated from the coding sequence GTGGCTGAGGCCAGGCCGGTCGGCATCGCGGGCCTGGCGGTGCTCAGCGCGCTCGGCCGTGGCGCCGAGCCGCAGCTGGCCGCCGCCCTCTCCGGCGTCGCGGCGTTCGGACCGGTGGACCGCTTCGATGTCAGCGGCCGGCGAGTCGGGGTGGCGGCCACCCTGGGGCAGGTCGACACGCTGACCGCCGAGCTGGCCGAGGTCATCGAAGCCGCCTGCGCCGACGCCGGCCTCAACGCCGCGCAGCGAGCCGGCAGCCTGCTGTTGCTTGCGCTGCATGGATATCCCGGGGCCACCGCGTGCGCCCTCGACCTGGCCGAGCGCGCCGGACTGGCCGGCGTCGGCCGGGTCTACATCGGCGCCTGCGTGTCTGCCAGCACCGCGGTCGCCGATGCGGCCGCGATGATCGGCCGAGGGGTGGACCGGGTAGTGGTCGCCGCTGGCTATCTGGTGGAGTCCGATCAGTTTGCCCTGTTTGACTCTGGCCAAGCGCTGTCGACCGACGGCGCGGTCCGTCCTTTCAGCGCCGGCCGGCAGGGCTCGCTGCTCGGCGACGGAGTCGCGGCGGTGGTGCTCGAATCCGGTGCGGCCGCCGCCGGTAGAGGCCATCAGCCGGCGGTCGAGCTGGTGGGCTGGGGTCGAGCCGGAGACGCCTACCACCCGTGCCAGCCGGCGCGGGACGGCCGAGGCCTGGCCCGGGCGATCGAGGCGGCGTTGCGACGGGCTGACGTCTCGGCGCACGCGATCGGTTACGTCAACGCCAACGCCACCGGGACCCTGCTCAGCGACACCGCCGAGGCCGCAGCGCTGCACCGCGCGCTGGGCAGCGCCGCGGCTCGGGTGCCGATCAGCTCGACCAAGGCGGTGCACGGCCATGCGCTGGAGGCCTCCGGCCTGCTGGAACTGGTGATCACAGTGCTGTCCTTGCAGGCGGGGAAGCTGCCGGTCAACGCCGGTTACCTCGGGCCGGACGACAGCTGTG